One Helianthus annuus cultivar XRQ/B chromosome 7, HanXRQr2.0-SUNRISE, whole genome shotgun sequence genomic region harbors:
- the LOC110866820 gene encoding uncharacterized protein LOC110866820, producing the protein MKLPGARIRNMDQMTSKWTDLNGKISKFNACFIQKSRNPQSGASEATIMQQATAEYCTTYHKRTFPHVAAWEVARHHPKWVPVELVDTRGPTAPKNEAVRKDQRHPSRGTTRLPRQITCPK; encoded by the exons ATGAAACTTCCCGGTGCAAGGATCCGAAACATGGACCAAATGACGTCGAAGTGGACGGATTTGAACGGGAAAATTAGCAAGTTCAacgcttgtttcattcaaaag agcCGAAACCCACAAAGTGGAGCGAGCGAGGCGACGATCATGCAACAAGCCACCGCAGAGTATTGCACAACGTACCATAAGAGAACTTTTCCACACGTGGCGGCATGGGAAGTTGCGAGACATCACCCGAAGTGGGTCCCCGTTGAGTTGGTTGACACGCGTGGTCCTACGGCTCCAAAAAACGAGGCGGTTCGAAAAGATCAAAGACATCCGAGTCGGGGAACTACACGGCTTCCGCGTCAGATAACTTGCCCCAAATGA